A single Mixta calida DNA region contains:
- a CDS encoding sugar phosphatase, with protein MKCRGFLFDLDGTLVDSLPAVERAWTHWGKRHAIDADEILNFIHGKQAITSLRHFMRGSSEEEIQQEFRLLEKTEAEDTDGVRALPGARDLLEQLNALEIPWAIVTSGSMPVASARRHAAGLPLPVHFVTAEQVKNGKPEPDAYLTGAKLLGLKPEECVVVEDAPAGILSGLAAGCAVIAVNAPADTPRLAETALQLTTLTALRISKAPDGTVTVLTQN; from the coding sequence GTGAAGTGTAGAGGCTTTTTGTTCGATCTGGACGGCACCCTGGTGGATTCGTTACCGGCGGTGGAACGCGCATGGACTCACTGGGGCAAACGTCACGCTATTGATGCGGATGAGATCCTGAATTTTATCCATGGCAAGCAGGCTATCACCTCACTGCGTCACTTTATGCGCGGCAGCAGCGAAGAAGAGATCCAGCAGGAGTTTCGCCTGCTGGAGAAAACCGAAGCGGAGGATACCGACGGCGTCCGCGCGCTGCCTGGCGCCCGCGATCTGCTGGAGCAGCTCAACGCGCTTGAGATTCCCTGGGCGATCGTCACCTCCGGCTCGATGCCGGTGGCCTCGGCGCGTCGTCATGCGGCGGGACTGCCGCTGCCGGTCCACTTTGTCACTGCCGAGCAGGTGAAAAACGGCAAGCCGGAGCCGGATGCCTACCTGACCGGCGCAAAGCTGCTGGGGTTAAAACCTGAAGAGTGTGTAGTGGTAGAGGACGCGCCTGCCGGCATCCTTTCCGGCCTCGCCGCCGGCTGCGCGGTGATCGCCGTCAACGCGCCCGCCGATACGCCGCGCCTGGCGGAGACCGCGTTGCAGCTCACTACGCTCACCGCGCTGCGCATCAGCAAAGCGCCCGACGGCACGGTCACGGTGCTAACCCAAAACTGA
- a CDS encoding SLC13 family permease, protein MNNQLLWVLGLLAVTVWLFASGRLRMDVVALLVIIAFVLSGTLTLQEATIGFSDPNVILIAALFVIGEGLVRTGVALQTGEWLMKIAGNSESKMIFWLMLTVAGLGAFMSSTGVVAIFIPVVLSVAAKIGSSPARLMMPLSVAALISGMMTLVATPPNLVVNSELQREGLEGFSFFAVTPIGLVVLALGIGYMLVARYWLAAPPDAAVAAAPRRRNFRDLIREYRLSGRARRLAIRAGSPLIGRRLDDLKLREKYGANVVGLERWRKFRRVMVTVTGETTFRDRDVLLIDMSAAEIDLRQFCSEQRLEPLILRGDYFSDRARDVGMAEVLLTPDSELTGKSVRELGFRSRFGVSIIGIRRRNSLLEGTLTDEPLEVGDTLLAIGDWRCIQQLQQQKRDLLLLALPAEIDEAVPAHSQAPHALFSLALMVALMITDVIPGPIAALIACLLMGKFRCIDMESAWKAIHWPGLILIAGMMPFALALQKTGGVALVVQGLMDVAGSRGPHVMLLCLFVLCATIGLFISNTATAVLMAPIGVAAAQQMGVSPYPFTMIIAIAASAAFMTPVSSPVNTLVLGPGGYRFGDFVKIGVPFTLVVMAVSVLLVPLLFPF, encoded by the coding sequence GTGAATAATCAACTTCTGTGGGTGCTGGGTCTGCTGGCGGTGACCGTCTGGCTGTTCGCGTCTGGCAGGCTGCGAATGGATGTCGTCGCACTGCTGGTGATCATCGCGTTTGTACTTAGCGGTACGCTGACGCTGCAGGAAGCCACCATCGGCTTCAGCGATCCCAATGTGATATTGATTGCCGCGCTGTTTGTGATAGGCGAGGGGCTGGTGCGTACCGGCGTCGCCCTGCAAACCGGCGAATGGCTCATGAAAATCGCCGGCAACAGCGAAAGCAAAATGATTTTCTGGCTGATGCTGACCGTGGCCGGACTGGGCGCGTTTATGAGCTCCACCGGCGTGGTGGCGATTTTTATTCCGGTCGTGCTGAGCGTTGCCGCCAAAATCGGATCGTCGCCGGCGCGGCTGATGATGCCGCTCAGCGTGGCGGCGCTGATCAGCGGGATGATGACGCTGGTGGCGACGCCGCCTAATCTGGTGGTAAACAGTGAGCTACAGCGCGAAGGGCTGGAGGGCTTCAGCTTTTTCGCCGTAACCCCTATTGGCCTGGTGGTGCTGGCGCTGGGCATTGGCTACATGCTGGTGGCGCGCTACTGGCTGGCCGCCCCGCCGGACGCTGCCGTCGCCGCCGCGCCGCGCCGCCGCAACTTCCGCGACCTTATCCGTGAATATCGTCTCAGCGGACGCGCCCGCCGTCTGGCGATACGCGCAGGCTCGCCGTTGATTGGCCGTCGTCTGGACGATCTCAAACTGCGTGAAAAGTATGGCGCCAACGTGGTGGGCCTGGAGCGCTGGCGTAAATTCCGCCGCGTGATGGTGACGGTGACCGGCGAGACGACGTTCCGCGACCGTGACGTGTTGCTGATTGATATGTCCGCCGCCGAGATCGATCTGCGGCAGTTTTGCAGCGAGCAGCGGCTGGAGCCGCTGATCCTGCGCGGCGACTACTTTTCCGACCGCGCCCGCGATGTCGGCATGGCGGAGGTATTGCTTACTCCTGATTCCGAATTGACCGGCAAAAGCGTGCGCGAGCTCGGTTTTCGCAGTCGCTTCGGCGTCAGCATCATCGGCATCCGACGACGCAACAGCCTGCTGGAGGGCACGCTGACCGACGAGCCGCTGGAAGTAGGCGATACGCTGCTGGCGATCGGCGACTGGCGCTGCATCCAGCAGCTGCAACAGCAAAAACGCGATCTGCTGCTGCTGGCGTTGCCTGCCGAGATCGATGAGGCGGTACCGGCGCACAGTCAGGCGCCGCATGCGCTGTTCAGCCTGGCGTTGATGGTGGCGCTGATGATCACCGATGTGATTCCGGGGCCCATCGCCGCCTTAATCGCCTGTCTGCTGATGGGGAAATTCCGCTGTATCGATATGGAAAGCGCCTGGAAAGCCATTCACTGGCCGGGTCTGATTCTGATCGCGGGCATGATGCCGTTTGCGCTGGCGTTGCAAAAGACCGGCGGCGTGGCGCTGGTGGTGCAGGGATTGATGGATGTGGCTGGCAGCAGAGGGCCGCACGTTATGCTGCTCTGCCTGTTTGTGCTGTGCGCCACTATCGGCCTGTTTATCTCCAATACGGCGACGGCGGTGCTGATGGCGCCGATTGGCGTGGCGGCGGCGCAGCAGATGGGCGTATCGCCTTATCCCTTCACCATGATTATCGCCATCGCCGCCTCCGCCGCCTTTATGACGCCGGTCTCATCGCCGGTCAATACGCTGGTGCTGGGGCCAGGCGGCTACCGCTTCGGCGACTTTGTGAAAATCGGCGTGCCCTTTACGCTGGTGGTGATGGCGGTCAGCGTGCTGCTGGTGCCGCTGCTGTTTCCTTTCTGA